In Aquiflexum balticum DSM 16537, a single genomic region encodes these proteins:
- a CDS encoding NAD(P)H-dependent glycerol-3-phosphate dehydrogenase, producing the protein MTSKNSSKDKAVGVVGMGSFGTAIANILSEKSKVIAFVRRAEVMDEINQNHTVDGVSINPEIIATQDPEMIAGACNTIFFMVPSTAFQEVIRQFSPFLYPYHLLIHGTKGLCLNLPTGKTLSDTGKISRENILTMSEVIMKETVVVRIGCLAGPNLAKELYQGQPAATVVASKYNEVILEGQRLLRTDKFQVYGNSDIVGVELSGVLKNIIAIAAGALAGLGLGENAKGLLISRGMVEMIYLGNALGGSLKSFIGLAGIGDLVTTCNSTLSRNYTVGYRLAKGETLDNIMNTMEEVAEGVNTVKLMKTFVEGKGTRAPITENLYKVLFEDLKIEEALQYLMKYPFSVDVDFL; encoded by the coding sequence ATGACCTCGAAAAACTCTTCTAAAGACAAGGCTGTCGGTGTAGTGGGCATGGGGAGTTTTGGAACTGCCATTGCCAACATACTTTCGGAAAAAAGCAAAGTCATAGCATTTGTCCGCAGAGCAGAAGTGATGGATGAAATCAACCAAAACCACACGGTGGATGGCGTGAGTATCAATCCTGAAATAATTGCTACCCAAGACCCTGAAATGATTGCTGGAGCCTGCAATACCATTTTCTTTATGGTACCTTCCACAGCTTTTCAAGAAGTGATCCGCCAATTTTCTCCCTTTTTATATCCATACCATCTCCTGATCCATGGTACAAAAGGACTTTGCCTTAACTTACCAACCGGAAAAACACTTTCAGATACCGGAAAAATCAGCCGTGAAAATATCCTTACCATGAGTGAGGTAATCATGAAAGAGACAGTAGTAGTCAGGATAGGTTGTTTGGCTGGCCCCAATCTTGCAAAGGAACTTTATCAGGGTCAACCTGCTGCTACCGTGGTTGCAAGCAAATACAATGAGGTGATTCTGGAAGGTCAAAGATTGCTTCGGACGGATAAGTTTCAGGTATATGGCAATTCTGATATTGTAGGGGTCGAATTGAGTGGTGTTTTAAAAAATATTATTGCGATCGCAGCCGGTGCATTGGCCGGTCTGGGTTTGGGTGAAAATGCCAAGGGGCTGCTCATTTCAAGAGGAATGGTCGAAATGATTTACCTCGGGAATGCTTTGGGAGGAAGCCTTAAATCCTTTATAGGACTTGCAGGAATCGGGGATTTGGTCACCACCTGTAATTCCACTTTGTCCAGAAACTACACGGTGGGCTATAGGCTGGCAAAAGGAGAAACTCTGGATAATATCATGAATACGATGGAAGAAGTGGCAGAAGGTGTCAATACAGTGAAATTAATGAAAACCTTCGTAGAAGGAAAAGGCACTCGGGCACCGATTACCGAAAATCTTTATAAAGTACTGTTTGAAGATCTGAAAATTGAGGAAGCCCTGCAGTATCTGATGAAATATCCATTTAGTGTAGATGTGGATTTTTTATAG
- a CDS encoding APC family permease, translating to MANSPTSLKRGIQKWDLVFLIINSVIGAGIFALPAKVFALSGIYSILAFLACAMVMMVLILVFAEVSSRFEQTGGPYLYVNAAFGPIPAFVIGWLLMLTRLFSYATLINLMILYLSFFSDVFNQTEVRVGMILFITGLITYFNWIGVKNSAKVSNILTVSKLFPLAVFIVVGLFYIDFDLIEPGPLPSIQDFSASTLLLIFAFGGFEAGLVNSGEIVDPKKNLPFGLITAAAVIAGFYILIQVVSIGTLPNLAESEKPLADAATGFMGWWGGMFITLGAVVSIMGTLNVQILSGSRLPYALSLEDQLPKLFSKIHPKFATPWVSILFFSGLVAFVAIVWGFMSSLAVSVISRLILYALVCASLIKLRKSQPVRNYFRIPYGNQLAIIGIIATVWLLSGTNQEEIIDTFWWTALGLVIFGIHSFFKKKSK from the coding sequence TTGGCTAATTCACCCACATCACTCAAGCGCGGAATCCAAAAATGGGATTTGGTCTTTCTGATCATCAATTCAGTAATCGGCGCTGGAATTTTTGCTTTGCCCGCTAAAGTTTTTGCCCTATCGGGGATTTACAGTATTCTGGCATTTTTAGCATGTGCCATGGTCATGATGGTGTTGATCCTTGTTTTTGCAGAGGTAAGTTCCCGATTTGAACAGACAGGTGGTCCATATCTTTATGTCAATGCTGCCTTTGGACCAATCCCGGCGTTTGTGATTGGTTGGCTCTTGATGCTTACCCGTCTGTTCAGTTACGCCACCCTAATCAACTTAATGATACTTTATCTTTCCTTTTTTTCTGATGTTTTCAATCAAACTGAAGTAAGGGTTGGAATGATTCTTTTCATTACAGGCCTGATTACCTACTTCAATTGGATCGGGGTAAAAAACAGCGCTAAAGTCAGTAATATACTGACAGTTTCCAAGCTATTTCCATTAGCTGTATTTATAGTAGTAGGCTTGTTTTATATAGATTTTGATTTGATTGAACCCGGTCCTTTGCCAAGTATTCAGGATTTTTCTGCTTCTACGCTGTTGCTGATTTTTGCTTTTGGTGGATTTGAAGCAGGTTTGGTCAACAGTGGAGAAATCGTCGATCCTAAGAAAAATCTGCCTTTTGGTCTGATTACAGCTGCTGCAGTTATTGCAGGATTCTATATTTTGATACAGGTAGTATCTATCGGGACGCTTCCAAACCTTGCTGAATCAGAAAAACCTTTGGCGGATGCAGCAACAGGATTTATGGGTTGGTGGGGCGGAATGTTTATCACCTTAGGGGCTGTGGTCAGTATAATGGGGACTTTGAATGTTCAGATTCTCAGTGGATCAAGACTTCCTTATGCTTTGAGTTTAGAAGATCAACTTCCAAAACTTTTCAGCAAAATACACCCAAAATTTGCCACTCCTTGGGTTTCTATTCTCTTCTTTTCCGGATTGGTTGCGTTCGTGGCGATAGTTTGGGGATTTATGAGTTCGCTGGCTGTTTCAGTTATATCAAGGCTGATTTTGTATGCATTGGTATGTGCCTCCTTGATCAAATTAAGGAAGTCGCAACCCGTTCGAAATTATTTCAGAATTCCATATGGGAACCAACTTGCTATTATTGGAATTATTGCTACCGTTTGGTTACTTTCAGGTACTAACCAAGAAGAAATAATTGATACATTTTGGTGGACAGCATTGGGATTGGTTATTTTTGGAATCCATTCTTTTTTCAAAAAAAAATCAAAATAA
- a CDS encoding ABC-F family ATP-binding cassette domain-containing protein, translated as MNYLSVENLSKSFGERKLFQNISFGIDQGQKIALVGINGAGKSTLMKIIMGLEVPDSGNVATNQQVKVTYVHQNPVFSGNLSVFQTIFDGSTNETLQVIEHYHKAMLDAEHGKDNGDEMQKIFEKMDSLQAWDFEYQINEVLGKLGLHDTEMSVGDLSGGQRKRVALAKAILEKPDLLLLDEPTNHLDLETIEWLEDYLSKANLALFMVTHDRYFLEKVTNQILELDNGGIHRYMGNYGYFLEKKEERRENEATELEKAKSLYKKELDWIRRQPKARSTKAKYRVDAFEETKEKAFNKREEREIELKVTSQRLGNKIIEIEKLNKSFDDKTLIKDFSYTFKKGDKIGIVGPNGAGKTTFLNMITGLLAPDSGKVSMGQTTAIGYYRQEEDSFDEEKRLIDIVKDVAEVVTVAGGATITIAQFLNKFGFPPKQQHTPVAKLSGGERRRLQLLMILIKSPNFLILDEPTNDLDIVTLNTLEEFLDNFPGCLIIVSHDRYFMDRLVEHLFVFEGEGKIKDFPGNYSEFREWEKEQKANKKEEKPAKEVKTEKPSFDSGKPKATFKDKKEFEDINAKIESLNVEKEKLFALISAGTDDHKALMEWSASLKKTENDIEELELRWLELSELEGIG; from the coding sequence ATGAATTACCTATCAGTAGAAAATCTCAGCAAGTCTTTCGGCGAGCGCAAACTTTTTCAGAACATTTCTTTCGGAATAGATCAGGGTCAGAAGATAGCCCTTGTTGGTATCAATGGTGCCGGGAAGTCTACTTTGATGAAAATCATCATGGGTCTTGAAGTCCCCGATTCAGGTAACGTGGCCACCAACCAACAGGTGAAAGTAACCTATGTGCATCAGAATCCCGTCTTTTCCGGAAACCTTAGCGTTTTTCAGACCATTTTTGATGGCAGCACCAATGAGACACTTCAGGTGATTGAGCATTATCATAAAGCCATGTTAGATGCCGAACATGGCAAAGACAATGGTGATGAGATGCAGAAAATCTTTGAAAAAATGGATTCCCTACAGGCTTGGGATTTTGAATATCAGATCAATGAGGTCTTGGGCAAGTTGGGTCTGCATGATACAGAAATGTCAGTAGGGGACCTAAGTGGAGGCCAAAGGAAAAGAGTAGCTCTGGCCAAAGCCATTTTGGAAAAACCTGATTTACTGCTATTGGATGAACCAACGAATCACTTGGATTTGGAGACCATAGAATGGTTGGAGGATTACCTTTCCAAAGCCAATCTGGCGCTTTTCATGGTGACCCACGACAGGTATTTTCTGGAAAAAGTGACCAATCAGATTCTGGAGCTGGACAATGGCGGTATTCACAGGTATATGGGCAACTATGGTTATTTTTTGGAGAAAAAGGAGGAACGCAGGGAAAATGAGGCCACTGAATTGGAGAAGGCTAAAAGTCTGTATAAAAAAGAACTGGACTGGATCCGTCGTCAGCCTAAAGCCAGAAGTACCAAAGCCAAATACCGGGTGGATGCTTTTGAAGAAACCAAAGAAAAGGCTTTCAATAAAAGAGAGGAAAGAGAGATTGAACTGAAAGTCACTTCCCAAAGGTTGGGAAATAAGATTATTGAAATTGAAAAATTGAACAAATCCTTTGATGACAAAACGCTGATCAAGGATTTTAGCTACACTTTCAAAAAAGGGGATAAGATCGGAATTGTCGGACCCAATGGTGCCGGTAAGACAACTTTTTTGAATATGATCACAGGATTGTTGGCTCCCGACAGTGGAAAGGTATCTATGGGTCAGACCACAGCAATTGGCTACTACCGCCAGGAGGAAGATTCCTTTGATGAGGAAAAAAGACTGATAGATATTGTAAAGGACGTGGCCGAAGTGGTTACTGTTGCCGGAGGTGCTACCATTACAATTGCCCAGTTCCTCAACAAATTTGGTTTCCCACCCAAGCAGCAGCATACTCCTGTTGCCAAGCTAAGTGGCGGGGAGAGACGAAGGCTGCAATTGCTTATGATCCTGATCAAGAGCCCCAACTTCCTCATTCTTGATGAGCCTACCAATGATTTGGATATAGTAACCTTGAATACCTTGGAAGAATTCTTGGACAATTTTCCAGGCTGTTTGATCATTGTTTCGCATGATAGGTATTTTATGGACAGGTTGGTGGAGCATTTGTTTGTTTTCGAAGGGGAAGGAAAAATCAAGGATTTTCCAGGAAACTACTCAGAATTCAGAGAGTGGGAAAAAGAGCAGAAGGCAAACAAAAAAGAAGAAAAGCCCGCTAAAGAAGTCAAAACGGAAAAGCCTTCCTTCGATTCGGGGAAACCCAAAGCAACCTTCAAAGACAAAAAAGAATTTGAGGATATCAATGCTAAAATAGAATCCCTGAATGTTGAAAAAGAGAAGCTGTTTGCTCTGATTTCTGCCGGCACTGATGACCATAAGGCATTGATGGAATGGTCCGCATCATTGAAGAAAACAGAAAATGATATTGAGGAATTGGAATTGCGTTGGTTGGAATTGAGTGAATTGGAGGGGATAGGGTAG
- a CDS encoding type II toxin-antitoxin system HicA family toxin — protein sequence MGNLPSLSPKELCKILEKNGFELRRIKGSHHFFQHPISGKITVVPMHNKDLPKGTFLAILKQAGIDKNEL from the coding sequence ATGGGTAATTTGCCTTCACTTAGCCCCAAAGAATTATGCAAGATTCTGGAAAAAAATGGTTTTGAGCTCAGGAGAATCAAGGGAAGTCACCATTTTTTTCAGCATCCAATTTCGGGAAAAATAACAGTAGTTCCAATGCATAATAAGGATTTGCCAAAGGGCACATTTTTAGCCATCTTAAAGCAAGCCGGAATTGATAAAAATGAACTTTAA
- a CDS encoding type II toxin-antitoxin system HicB family antitoxin — MKKPLTYRVLLIEEPEGGFTVNVPALQGCITYGENLSHAMEMAKEAIEGYVELLKEQGQPIPDDSNTFEYSITLAS; from the coding sequence ATGAAAAAACCTTTGACTTATAGAGTGTTATTGATTGAAGAACCTGAGGGAGGTTTTACGGTTAATGTACCTGCCTTGCAAGGGTGTATAACCTATGGTGAAAATCTCAGCCATGCAATGGAAATGGCAAAAGAGGCAATAGAGGGATATGTAGAACTTCTTAAAGAGCAAGGTCAACCTATTCCTGATGACAGTAACACCTTTGAATATTCCATTACACTTGCTTCCTGA
- a CDS encoding YpdA family putative bacillithiol disulfide reductase gives MKILDVFIVGGGPIGLACGIECEKSGLDYLIVEKGVLTNSLYNYPLNMTFFSTSEKLEMGGIPFMSIAHKPTRTEALEYYRRVAKTWKLKVRLYEEVKTLVKKDGIFEINTSKGTYQTRNIIISTGFYDLPNLMNVPGEDLPKVTHYYKEPWPYIGQKIIVVGGANSAVDVALETWRKGAEVIMVLKDEGVDPKVKYWVKPDIENRIKEGSIKAFTNSLVKEIRENEVVINTPEGEVTVENDFVLAMTGYVPNFALLNQLGVELSLDEKRQPCYDQTNQESNIPGVYLAGVVCGGLNTREFFIENSIVHAEQIVGHIVGKGKT, from the coding sequence ATGAAAATTCTAGACGTATTTATAGTGGGTGGCGGCCCAATTGGTTTGGCATGTGGGATAGAATGTGAAAAATCCGGTCTGGATTATCTCATTGTAGAAAAAGGAGTCCTAACCAATTCACTATATAATTACCCGTTGAATATGACTTTTTTCTCTACCTCCGAAAAGCTGGAAATGGGAGGGATCCCATTTATGTCCATTGCCCATAAACCCACTAGAACAGAAGCGCTTGAATATTACCGAAGAGTTGCAAAGACCTGGAAATTAAAAGTCCGACTTTATGAAGAGGTAAAAACATTAGTAAAGAAGGACGGTATTTTTGAAATCAACACATCGAAAGGGACTTACCAAACAAGAAATATCATCATTTCCACTGGATTCTATGATCTCCCCAATCTGATGAATGTCCCTGGAGAAGACCTTCCAAAAGTTACTCATTACTATAAAGAACCCTGGCCCTATATCGGACAAAAAATCATTGTGGTGGGTGGGGCAAATTCGGCTGTAGATGTGGCATTGGAAACCTGGCGGAAAGGCGCTGAAGTTATCATGGTACTCAAAGATGAAGGAGTGGACCCAAAAGTCAAATACTGGGTTAAACCTGATATTGAAAACCGCATCAAGGAGGGATCCATTAAAGCTTTCACGAATTCCCTTGTGAAAGAAATCCGGGAAAATGAAGTGGTGATCAATACCCCTGAAGGAGAAGTCACAGTGGAAAATGATTTTGTCCTCGCCATGACCGGATATGTGCCGAATTTTGCCTTATTGAATCAATTGGGAGTGGAACTGAGTCTGGACGAAAAGCGTCAACCCTGTTACGACCAAACCAATCAGGAATCCAATATCCCCGGAGTTTACCTAGCTGGGGTAGTCTGTGGCGGATTGAATACCCGTGAATTTTTTATCGAAAACTCCATTGTGCATGCAGAGCAGATTGTGGGGCATATTGTGGGGAAGGGAAAGACTTAA
- a CDS encoding NRDE family protein, producing MCLLAFNWNKHPEFKMILVANRDEFFERPTESLHLWDEGFYAGKDLRAGGTWLGIHPNGRFGALTNYRDMRNMKKDAKSRGDLVKNFLEEEMGPEEYLSEIQKEKDLYEGFNLLVGNHEELYYFSNKKEGIHKLDYGLYGLSNALLDTPWNKLLMAKEKLKNKIEKGALDKKELSEAVLSKAIEPDDQLADTGATLEQERAVSAQFINFGNYYGTINTTVLLWKHSGEVEIKEKRYFQTEGRTEEKEIQFQMEELKEHKAG from the coding sequence ATGTGTTTATTAGCATTTAATTGGAACAAACATCCAGAATTTAAGATGATCCTTGTAGCCAACAGGGACGAATTTTTCGAAAGACCCACAGAATCCCTTCATTTGTGGGATGAAGGGTTTTATGCAGGCAAGGACCTTAGGGCAGGAGGCACTTGGCTGGGAATTCATCCCAATGGTAGGTTTGGGGCCCTTACCAATTACCGGGATATGCGGAATATGAAAAAAGATGCAAAATCCCGAGGAGACCTTGTTAAAAATTTTTTGGAGGAAGAAATGGGACCTGAGGAATACCTTTCAGAAATACAAAAAGAAAAAGACCTGTATGAAGGATTCAACCTTCTGGTAGGAAACCATGAGGAACTTTATTATTTCTCAAATAAAAAAGAGGGAATTCATAAATTGGATTATGGCCTATATGGATTGAGCAATGCCCTTTTGGATACACCATGGAATAAGCTGCTGATGGCCAAGGAGAAGCTAAAAAATAAAATTGAAAAAGGGGCTTTGGATAAAAAGGAATTAAGTGAGGCAGTTCTATCAAAAGCTATTGAGCCCGATGATCAGTTGGCGGATACAGGGGCAACCTTAGAACAGGAGCGTGCTGTTTCAGCCCAATTCATCAATTTCGGAAATTATTATGGCACCATCAATACCACAGTCCTGCTTTGGAAACATTCCGGGGAAGTGGAAATCAAAGAAAAAAGATATTTTCAGACTGAGGGCAGAACCGAGGAAAAAGAGATTCAGTTTCAAATGGAGGAGCTTAAGGAACATAAAGCAGGTTGA
- a CDS encoding BlaI/MecI/CopY family transcriptional regulator: MQTKPTESELEILSILWPIKKATVREIHEKLAETKDTGYTTTLKQMQIMHAKGLLKRDEQNRTHIYFPAVDEQVTQKSLLSNFVSTAFGGSAKNLVMQALGQGNPSKEELDEIRAFLDQLENEQ, encoded by the coding sequence ATGCAAACTAAACCTACTGAATCAGAATTGGAAATCCTGTCGATTTTATGGCCTATAAAAAAGGCTACTGTCAGGGAAATTCATGAGAAATTGGCCGAAACAAAAGATACGGGCTATACTACCACCCTCAAGCAAATGCAGATCATGCATGCCAAAGGATTGCTCAAAAGAGATGAGCAAAACAGAACACATATCTATTTCCCCGCAGTGGACGAACAGGTGACTCAAAAAAGTTTGTTGAGCAATTTCGTAAGTACAGCATTTGGGGGATCCGCGAAAAATCTGGTCATGCAGGCTTTAGGTCAGGGCAATCCTTCCAAAGAAGAGTTAGATGAAATCCGTGCATTTCTTGACCAATTAGAAAACGAACAATAA
- a CDS encoding M56 family metallopeptidase — MEILETVIPEKYLFALGWMIIHALWQIASLGLILWLLLKAFQSKSAAFKYRLSVGILFLVTTLAIGTFFYHIQDQPSAKEFAFNPTEMDHFLSQGVSVNSSNNNHYSVWQLLTKSIESWIPYMVQFWILGAMLFLVRFGASLADLRNISIKNHEQVDPEWMNIFQRQLGLLNLNNPIKLLKTIHLDMPVTYGIWKPVILIPASLFFQLSPAQLEAILAHELSHIKRYDYLVNLLQSFLEVVFFFHPVFWWINKTARELRENACDDMAIKMGILPKDLAHGLANVLNHSNKPAPEIALAAAKTKNPTLDRIKRIMGVKNSPIQPTTLTSITMMITLLIGATLMVGASDKKTVESWEDLMITSLTSKTIDSNWENGFQRLEQDTVTIKKEPNIVVDKTLHESQSIPELETIQKNLEENPFKELGMMLRDMDFGWAEFSNMPQIKIGSPLVPPMDFDSIPTLEFDEKMFEQMVPDSDFFKNVPTADLPMFDADLFNFSFDQNFFRNDTSKMTKEEIRKWKEKHQAEMEKWAEAQKEFHSKMEPKMKEFQDKMREWEKANEPKMQEFKLKMEEWQQEFQNNLQPKMEEYQAKMQEWQKANEPKMKEFELKMKAWQEENQPKIEEFQKKMEIWQQENQEKMKEFQMKMQEWQKENQEKMQQLEKSQKEKSKKEMD, encoded by the coding sequence ATGGAAATTTTAGAGACAGTAATTCCGGAAAAATACCTTTTTGCTTTAGGATGGATGATCATCCATGCCTTATGGCAAATCGCAAGCTTGGGATTGATTTTGTGGTTGCTGCTAAAGGCATTCCAAAGTAAATCAGCCGCATTTAAATACCGCCTGAGCGTTGGCATTTTGTTTTTGGTTACCACTTTGGCTATTGGAACATTTTTTTACCATATTCAGGACCAACCATCTGCCAAAGAATTTGCATTTAACCCAACTGAAATGGATCATTTCCTTAGCCAAGGAGTCTCTGTTAATTCTTCAAATAATAACCACTATTCAGTTTGGCAATTGCTAACCAAAAGCATTGAATCTTGGATACCATACATGGTTCAATTTTGGATTTTGGGAGCAATGCTATTTTTGGTAAGATTTGGGGCATCTTTGGCGGATTTAAGAAATATAAGTATCAAAAACCATGAACAGGTTGATCCCGAATGGATGAATATTTTTCAAAGACAATTGGGTTTGCTCAATTTGAATAACCCGATAAAACTTCTGAAAACAATTCATTTGGACATGCCAGTAACTTATGGAATCTGGAAGCCGGTGATATTGATTCCTGCAAGTTTGTTTTTCCAATTGTCTCCTGCACAACTTGAGGCAATTTTGGCCCATGAACTTTCCCACATCAAACGCTATGATTATTTGGTCAATTTACTACAGTCATTCCTCGAAGTTGTATTCTTCTTTCATCCTGTATTCTGGTGGATCAATAAAACAGCCAGGGAATTAAGAGAAAACGCCTGCGATGATATGGCAATCAAGATGGGGATTTTGCCCAAAGACCTTGCCCATGGCCTCGCAAATGTCCTGAACCACTCCAATAAACCAGCTCCTGAAATTGCTTTGGCCGCAGCAAAGACAAAAAACCCCACATTGGATAGAATCAAAAGAATAATGGGAGTCAAAAACTCACCAATACAACCAACTACTTTAACCAGCATAACCATGATGATTACATTATTGATTGGTGCAACCTTAATGGTCGGCGCCAGTGACAAGAAAACTGTCGAATCCTGGGAGGATTTGATGATTACAAGCCTTACATCCAAAACCATTGATAGCAATTGGGAAAATGGATTCCAAAGATTGGAACAGGATACCGTTACCATCAAAAAAGAACCAAATATTGTTGTGGATAAAACTTTACATGAATCTCAGAGTATTCCTGAATTAGAAACTATTCAAAAAAATCTGGAAGAAAACCCTTTTAAAGAATTGGGAATGATGTTAAGGGATATGGATTTCGGTTGGGCGGAATTCAGCAATATGCCCCAGATAAAAATCGGTTCACCTCTTGTTCCACCAATGGATTTTGATAGCATTCCAACCTTGGAATTTGATGAGAAAATGTTTGAACAAATGGTACCTGATTCGGATTTTTTTAAAAATGTTCCAACTGCTGACCTACCAATGTTTGATGCGGATTTATTCAATTTCTCCTTTGACCAAAATTTCTTCAGAAACGATACCAGTAAAATGACCAAAGAGGAAATCAGGAAATGGAAAGAGAAACACCAAGCAGAAATGGAAAAATGGGCCGAAGCTCAAAAAGAATTCCACAGCAAAATGGAGCCTAAAATGAAGGAGTTTCAGGATAAAATGAGAGAATGGGAAAAAGCCAATGAACCCAAAATGCAGGAATTCAAACTGAAAATGGAAGAATGGCAGCAGGAGTTTCAAAATAACCTCCAACCAAAAATGGAAGAATATCAGGCCAAAATGCAGGAATGGCAAAAAGCCAATGAGCCCAAAATGAAGGAATTCGAATTAAAAATGAAAGCCTGGCAGGAAGAGAACCAACCCAAAATTGAAGAGTTCCAAAAAAAGATGGAAATCTGGCAACAAGAAAATCAGGAAAAAATGAAGGAGTTCCAGATGAAAATGCAGGAATGGCAAAAGGAAAATCAGGAAAAGATGCAACAACTGGAAAAATCCCAAAAAGAGAAAAGCAAAAAAGAAATGGATTGA
- a CDS encoding Gfo/Idh/MocA family protein: protein MNKKKTPFSRRDFVKASLLSGAGFMIVPRHVLGGPGFVAPSDKVNLGIIGAGGKGKQNVQAFLKLEDVNITAIADPAYYWNLADFYYRSEAGRGPTAELIEDFYEGKGESKRLAQYDDFRKMMEESKDLDAIVCSTPDHTHAYITLMALKMGKHVYCEKPLTHNIWEAREVAKVTKETGLITQMGNSGHAADGIRETVEYLRAGVIGEVKECHAWVPAGRWLPGLKGLPKGESTMPIGFDWEQWIGPREMVPFHQDYVPVTWRDFWDYGCGALGDFGCHDLDAVTWAFDLERPDTVQVFPAGYSDAKIAPYGEIGYFNFSAKGKQKAMKINWYSGGLKPDLHPALPKGFVYPSRASMFVGTKGVIFNDGGNRKPQVFPESLRNNIKTPEPYLKRSPGHFKEWIDAIKNNDQASSNFEYGSRLTEITLLGVLSLRLGGKLIEWDYENMKAKGISEADQYIQEPVRNGWEM from the coding sequence ATGAACAAGAAAAAAACGCCATTTTCCAGAAGAGATTTTGTCAAAGCTTCACTACTTAGTGGTGCTGGTTTTATGATTGTACCCAGACATGTTTTGGGAGGGCCGGGATTTGTTGCTCCCAGCGATAAGGTAAATCTTGGCATCATCGGTGCAGGAGGAAAAGGGAAACAAAATGTCCAGGCATTTTTAAAATTAGAGGATGTGAATATCACAGCCATCGCTGACCCTGCCTATTACTGGAATCTGGCAGATTTTTATTATCGGTCGGAGGCAGGTAGAGGGCCTACGGCTGAATTGATTGAAGATTTTTATGAGGGGAAAGGTGAATCCAAAAGGCTTGCCCAATACGATGATTTTAGAAAAATGATGGAGGAATCCAAAGATTTGGATGCTATTGTTTGTTCTACCCCAGACCATACCCATGCTTACATCACTTTGATGGCTTTGAAAATGGGAAAGCATGTTTACTGTGAGAAACCATTGACCCACAATATTTGGGAAGCCCGCGAGGTGGCCAAAGTGACAAAGGAAACCGGTTTGATTACTCAAATGGGAAATTCAGGTCATGCAGCAGACGGTATCAGGGAAACCGTCGAATACCTGAGGGCCGGTGTGATAGGGGAAGTGAAAGAGTGCCATGCTTGGGTACCTGCGGGGAGGTGGCTTCCCGGATTGAAGGGCCTACCAAAGGGGGAAAGCACGATGCCGATTGGATTTGATTGGGAGCAATGGATTGGTCCAAGGGAAATGGTTCCCTTCCATCAGGATTATGTTCCTGTGACTTGGCGGGATTTCTGGGATTATGGCTGCGGGGCTTTGGGAGATTTTGGTTGCCATGATTTGGATGCGGTGACTTGGGCTTTTGATCTGGAAAGGCCGGATACTGTGCAGGTTTTTCCCGCGGGTTATTCAGATGCCAAAATCGCCCCTTATGGGGAAATAGGTTACTTCAATTTTTCTGCAAAAGGAAAACAAAAAGCGATGAAAATCAACTGGTATTCAGGAGGTTTGAAACCTGATCTTCATCCTGCTCTTCCCAAAGGATTTGTTTATCCTAGCCGGGCTTCCATGTTTGTCGGTACCAAAGGGGTGATTTTTAATGATGGTGGAAATAGGAAACCACAGGTTTTTCCGGAATCATTGAGAAACAATATCAAAACCCCCGAGCCATACCTTAAACGATCACCGGGCCATTTCAAAGAGTGGATTGATGCGATCAAAAACAATGATCAAGCTTCATCCAATTTCGAATATGGATCCAGGTTGACTGAGATTACTTTGTTGGGAGTATTGTCTCTACGTTTGGGTGGGAAATTGATCGAATGGGATTATGAAAATATGAAAGCCAAAGGAATATCTGAGGCTGATCAATATATCCAAGAACCTGTCAGGAATGGATGGGAAATGTAA